The following are encoded in a window of Castanea sativa cultivar Marrone di Chiusa Pesio chromosome 5, ASM4071231v1 genomic DNA:
- the LOC142636524 gene encoding receptor-like protein kinase FERONIA, translating to MKSHPMLTPILYVCCLFFLLSYLTIATSTPLYNPVENIVVNCGSPGSLKGNDDRDWIGDKGSKFAPTEEPNHKSKTSEAQSQVSVEAVPYMTARLSYWQFTYVFPVTPGPKFVRLYFYSAVYSGFESSKDFFTVKAGSFTLLRNFSASIYVDSLDRKDIYKEFCINVDENQKLNLTFIPFTSTSMNCHAFINGIEIVSMPMDLYYKPQDAIKGEEFVPVFVGQPNPFYIDYNMALEMVYRLNAGGSAIQVQHDTGMSRKWSEDRDYMLSGGFVPHNPSLKPKYTKIPNYTAPDAVYQSAISMGPDRTKNMQSNLTWGLLVDTGFNYLVRLHFCEIESEIHASGMREFDIYIDYQLAEERADVLLWTDDNDTPYYKDYVVMIKNKGNDTHLLSIDLHSRSDAELIDAILNGVEVFKLSDSNNNLAIASPLLDQQQPTGAANESKSKKTTIFIAIGSVLGLLVVLTLVCCMVHCILKKTKHHGSYHPLAKWWRWSRPNPYKRDFSRRTASPLPGELCHYFRLDEIKTATNNFNEDLIIGVGGFGNVYKGLIKQGNMMTMVAIKRMKQESRQGALEFMTEIKMLSQLRHVHLVSLVGYCDDEGEMILVYEYMTNGTLRHHLYDTPNDPLTWKQRLQICIGAARGLHYLHTCTKHPIIHRDVKTTNILLDEKWVSKVSDFGLSKMGSDNTAISTLVKGTWGYLDPDYARRQQLTEKSDVYSFGVVMFEVLCARKALNPKLQEEQRNLGSWAKKCIDRGTISKIIDPYLTNKIVPECLKVYVELAESCICEHGIQRPTMNDVMEKLEFALELQEQEEATKDTNSEVVSFPVATANGAPWYNNFYHGQVLESNSGTELSTINTGLSYPSLDSVTISITSEDVFSGTKNSSS from the exons ATGAAGAGCCACCCTATGCTCACACCTATCTTATACGTCTGCTGCTTATTCTTCCTTCTTTCCTATTTAACAATTGCTACTTCTACACCTCTTTACAATCCTGTTGAAAATATTGTCGTTAACTGTGGCTCCCCTGGCAGCTTGAAGGGGAATGATGACCGTGACTGGATCGGAGACAAAGGCTCCAAGTTCGCTCCAACAGAAGAGCCTAATCACAAATCTAAAACCTCTGAAGCCCAAAGCCAAGTCTCCGTCGAAGCTGTCCCTTACATGACTGCCCGTTTATCTTATTGGCAATTCACATATGTGTTTCCGGTCACTCCTGGCCCGAAATTCGTCCGGTTGTACTTCTACTCCGCGGTTTACTCAGGTTTTGAAAGTTCTAAGGACTTTTTCACTGTCAAAGCAGGTTCGTTCACCTTACTTAGAAACTTTAGTGCTTCCATTTATGTTGATTCATTGGACCGAAAGGATATTTATAAAGAGTTCTGCATCaatgttgatgagaatcaaaAATTGAACTTAACCTTCATCCCTTTTACAAGTACTTCTATGAATTGCCATGCTTTCATCAATGGAATTGAGATAGTCTCCATGCCTATGGACCTCTACTACAAGCCACAAGATGCCATTAAAGGTGAAGAATTCGTCCCAGTTTTCGTCGGCCAACCTAATCCGTTCTACATAGACTACAACATGGCTCTCGAAATGGTTTATCGATTAAACGCGGGTGGAAGCGCTATACAAGTACAACATGACACAGGCATGTCCAGAAAATGGTCAGAGGATAGAGATTATATGTTGTCTGGAGGCTTCGTGCCTCACAATCCATCTTTGAAGccaaaatacacaaaaataccaaattacACTGCACCTGATGCTGTCTATCAGTCTGCAATATCAATGGGTCCAGACAGAACCAAGAACATGCAGTCTAATTTGACATGGGGCTTACTTGTTGATACAGGATTCAATTATCTTGTGAGGCTCCATTTCTGTGAAATAGAGTCTGAGATACATGCCAGTGGGATGAGGGAATTCGATATCTATATAGACTATCAGTTGGCTGAAGAAAGAGCAGATGTACTATTGTGGACTGACGACAACGATACGCCTTACTACAAGGACTACGTAGTAATGATAAAAAACAAGGGTAATGACACACATCTGCTTTCCATTGATCTACACTCTAGATCAGATGCTGAATTGATCGATGCCATTTTAAACGGCGTGGAAGTATTCAAATTGAGTGACTCAAACAACAATCTTGCCATTGCTTCTCCATTGCTTGATCAACAACAACCTACTGGGGCAGCCAACGAGTCCAAGTCAAAGAAGACAACAATATTCATTGCCATTGGAAGTGTTTTGGGCTTATTGGTCGTGCTCACTCTAGTATGTTGCATGGTTCACTGTATATTGAAGAAGACCAAGCACCATGGTTCTTACCATCCACTAGCAAAGTGGTGGCGGTGGTCTAGGCCAAATCCCTACAAAAGAGACTTCTCAAGGAGAACAGCTTCACCACTGCCTGGAGAACTTTGTCACTACTTCAGACTAGATGAAATCAAAACAGCAACCAACAACTTCAATGAAGATCTAATTATTGGTGTAGGTGGCTTTGGAAATGTTTATAAGGGTCTGATTAAGCAAG GTAATATGATGACCATGGTAGCAATCAAGCGCATGAAACAAGAGTCTCGACAAGGTGCTCTTGAGTTTATGACAGAAATTAAAATGCTTTCTCAGCTTCGTCATGTGCACCTTGTGTCTCTCGTTGGATATTGTGATGATGAGGGTGAGATGATACTTGTTTATGAGTACATGACAAATGGTACCCTACGCCACCACCTCTATGACACACCTAATGATCCCCTCACTTGGAAACAAAGGCTCCAAATATGTATAGGAGCAGCACGTGGTTTGCACTACCTCCACACATGTACAAAGCATCCTATTATCCACCGTGACGTTAAGACAACAAATATTCTACTAGACGAGAAATGGGTATCCAAGGTGTCGGATTTCGGATTGTCCAAAATGGGTTCGGATAACACTGCTATTAGTACCCTAGTAAAAGGGACATGGGGATATTTGGATCCAGATTATGCAAGACGCCAGCAATTGACTGAGAAATCCGATGTATACTCATTTGGTGTAGTGATGTTTGAGGTGTTGTGTGCCCGGAAGGCACTAAATCCAAAACTCCAAGAAGAACAGCGGAATTTAGGTAGTTGGGCTAAAAAATGCATTGATAGAGGGACTATAAGCAAGATCATTGATCCGTATTTGACGAATAAGATAGTGCCAGAGTGTTTAAAGGTATACGTAGAACTTGCAGAAAGTTGTATATGTGAACATGGAATCCAACGGCCCACAATGAATGATGTGATGGAAAAGCTAGAGTTTGCATTAGAGCTCCAAGAGCAAGAAGAAGCGACCAAAGATACTAATTCAGAAGTGGTATCATTCCCTGTTGCCACTGCCAATGGAGCTCCTTGGTACAACAATTTCTACCATGGACAGGTGTTGGAATCGAATAGTGGAACTGAGTTAAGTACGATCAATACTGGATTAAGTTACCCTAGTCTTGATTCTGTTACCATTAGTATCACAAGTGAAGATGTCTTCTCGGGCACTAAAAACAGTAGTTCTTAA